The following coding sequences are from one bacterium window:
- a CDS encoding SIS domain-containing protein produces the protein MIKERISRILTAEAEAIKGVPINENVVRAVEMIVKCRGKVFTTGIGKAGYVAQKAASTFSTTGTPAVFLHPGDAPHGDIGVVTPGDILIAYSNSGKTREVLEVIGFAKHLGADAVISITSHPDTPLGAESDLVLSIGDIKEPCPLGMTPSASTSAMIALSDALALVAMEERGFTKEDFAQRHHGGYLGKKSRGELL, from the coding sequence ATGATTAAAGAACGCATTTCTCGAATTCTCACAGCAGAAGCTGAAGCAATTAAGGGCGTGCCCATCAATGAAAATGTTGTGCGCGCTGTTGAAATGATTGTCAAATGCCGCGGCAAGGTTTTCACCACCGGTATTGGTAAGGCTGGATATGTGGCACAAAAGGCGGCTTCAACGTTTTCTACAACTGGAACCCCTGCTGTGTTTTTGCATCCCGGTGATGCCCCGCACGGGGACATTGGCGTTGTCACTCCCGGCGATATTTTAATTGCTTATTCGAATAGCGGGAAAACTCGAGAAGTTCTTGAGGTGATTGGTTTCGCTAAGCATCTTGGCGCAGATGCAGTTATTTCAATTACTTCGCATCCCGATACTCCACTTGGAGCAGAAAGTGATCTAGTGCTTTCGATCGGGGATATTAAAGAACCTTGTCCATTGGGAATGACACCTTCAGCCAGTACCTCAGCAATGATTGCGCTTTCAGATGCCCTTGCGTTAGTCGCAATGGAGGAGCGGGGTTTTACCAAAGAAGATTTCGCGCAGCGTCATCATGGCGGTTATCTGGGAAAGAAATCGCGCGGCGAACTGCTCTAA
- a CDS encoding ATP-binding protein produces the protein MRYARTLNLLQLLDKKSFFLFGPRSTGKTSLIEEQLGEKATIVDLLNADTFIRLTNRPSELEQIIEAGGQKLVVIDEVQKLPVLLDEVHRLIEKKKICFLLTGSSARKLKHGGANMLGGRAWEARLFPLVTKEITDFDLDRYLQFGGLPQVYTSALPSEELNAYVNVYLKEEIQAEGLVRDVGRFTKFLHLASLSTGEVLNFSKLASDVGSAPSTVIEHFRILEDTLIGFFIEPWGRSKKRKEISTAKFYLFDTGVTNTLARVKHLERNSNLYGRAFEQFIAMELRAALSYHRVPEELTFWRTYEKHEVDFVIGEQFAVEVKATVKSSDRDAKSLRLFADETSVPRLYLVSQDPIERVDGRLHFIHFEKFLKNLWDGKLFS, from the coding sequence ATGCGTTATGCGAGAACTCTTAACCTACTACAGTTATTGGATAAGAAATCGTTTTTCCTTTTTGGACCTCGTTCTACCGGGAAGACCTCTCTCATCGAAGAGCAGCTTGGCGAAAAGGCGACGATTGTTGACTTACTAAACGCCGACACTTTCATCCGACTCACAAACCGACCTTCCGAACTCGAACAGATTATCGAAGCAGGGGGCCAGAAACTCGTGGTCATCGATGAAGTTCAGAAACTGCCAGTTCTTCTGGATGAAGTGCATCGCCTGATCGAGAAAAAGAAAATCTGCTTCCTGCTCACCGGTAGTAGCGCTCGCAAACTCAAACACGGTGGGGCAAATATGCTCGGCGGTCGGGCATGGGAGGCACGGCTCTTTCCTCTTGTTACCAAAGAGATCACCGATTTCGATCTCGACCGATATTTGCAGTTCGGTGGGTTACCACAGGTGTATACTTCAGCACTCCCAAGCGAAGAGCTAAATGCGTATGTAAACGTTTATCTCAAAGAAGAGATTCAAGCTGAGGGGCTCGTGCGTGATGTTGGTCGTTTTACAAAGTTCCTTCATCTTGCCTCGCTCTCAACGGGAGAAGTGCTTAACTTCTCCAAACTCGCCAGTGATGTCGGTTCAGCGCCGTCAACTGTGATCGAACATTTTCGAATTTTAGAAGATACCCTCATCGGTTTTTTTATCGAACCCTGGGGACGGTCAAAAAAACGGAAAGAGATCTCCACAGCAAAATTTTATCTTTTCGACACCGGTGTGACGAATACTCTCGCGCGAGTAAAACATTTGGAGCGAAATTCGAATCTCTACGGACGAGCATTCGAGCAATTTATTGCAATGGAATTGCGGGCAGCCTTATCTTACCACCGTGTGCCAGAAGAGCTTACTTTCTGGCGTACATACGAGAAACATGAAGTAGATTTTGTTATTGGAGAGCAGTTCGCTGTAGAGGTAAAAGCAACGGTAAAATCTTCCGACCGCGATGCAAAATCCTTGCGCCTCTTTGCTGATGAGACCTCTGTCCCGAGGCTCTATCTAGTCTCCCAAGACCCCATCGAACGGGTCGATGGTAGGTTGCACTTCATCCATTTTGAAAAATTTTTGAAAAATCTTTGGGATGGTAAATTATTCTCCTGA
- a CDS encoding Fic family protein — protein sequence METGALKISPEMLRLIAEIDEFKGSWRTLTTLAPEKLAVLKRVATIESIGSSTRIEGSKLTDAQVETLLGRLETKSFVSSDEQEVAGYAAVMDVVFDTQASILLTENYIKQLHAMLLCHSIKDEWHRGEYKKLPNNVEAFDPDGKSIGIIFQTASPFDTPFKMQELVAWTREAMTDRAWHPLIVVGLFVVVFLEIHPFQDGNGRLSRVLTTLLLLQAGYSYTPYSSLESVIEANKEGYYLGLRRTQGTLTRDKPDFEPWLLFFMRSLKKQKDRLAEKIAREPGAEGLHPDAIKILEEARRAGRITTGEAEKLTGAPRPTVKTRLAELVKRGLLMRQGKGRGSWYGLPPR from the coding sequence ATGGAAACGGGCGCGTTAAAAATATCGCCAGAAATGCTCCGGCTGATCGCGGAGATCGATGAGTTCAAGGGAAGCTGGCGGACGCTGACAACGCTGGCCCCGGAAAAGCTGGCCGTGTTGAAGCGCGTCGCCACCATCGAGAGCATCGGGTCTTCGACGCGCATCGAGGGATCGAAACTGACTGACGCGCAGGTCGAGACTTTGCTGGGGCGGCTAGAGACAAAGTCTTTCGTCAGTAGCGACGAACAGGAAGTCGCCGGATATGCCGCGGTCATGGACGTGGTGTTCGATACCCAGGCCTCCATCTTACTGACGGAAAATTATATAAAACAGCTTCACGCCATGTTGCTGTGCCATTCGATCAAGGACGAATGGCACAGGGGCGAATACAAGAAGCTGCCGAACAATGTCGAGGCGTTCGACCCGGACGGGAAAAGCATCGGCATCATCTTTCAGACCGCTTCGCCCTTCGATACGCCGTTCAAGATGCAAGAACTTGTCGCCTGGACGCGTGAGGCGATGACAGATCGCGCATGGCATCCGCTGATCGTCGTCGGGCTGTTCGTCGTAGTGTTCCTGGAAATCCATCCGTTCCAGGACGGCAACGGGCGGCTGTCGCGCGTGTTGACGACGCTGCTGCTGCTCCAGGCGGGCTATTCCTATACGCCGTATTCGTCGCTGGAAAGCGTTATCGAAGCAAACAAGGAAGGCTATTATCTGGGGCTGCGGCGAACGCAAGGAACGCTGACGCGTGACAAACCGGATTTCGAGCCGTGGCTGTTGTTCTTTATGCGGTCGCTGAAAAAACAAAAGGACCGGCTGGCGGAGAAGATCGCACGGGAGCCTGGAGCGGAAGGGCTGCACCCGGACGCGATCAAGATTCTGGAGGAAGCGCGGCGCGCGGGGCGCATTACCACGGGCGAGGCGGAGAAGCTGACGGGCGCGCCTCGGCCGACTGTCAAGACGCGGCTGGCGGAGTTGGTGAAGCGCGGGCTTTTGATGCGCCAGGGGAAGGGCAGAGGGTCTTGGTATGGATTGCCGCCCCGGTAG
- the recR gene encoding recombination protein RecR: MNYPGFPQSLRKLVNELSKLPSIGERSALRLAYHLIVKDKDLALRMTESIAEALAAVALCKECFSLAETNNRNEARCEICLDTSRNPTMVCVVEKPVDVLSIERSGQYRGLYHVLHGLWSPVRGITPEMLKFNELLTRIKNSNPRISEVILATGTTVEGDATALYLGQALAELQVQTTRLAQGLPKGGDLEYVDDVTLSYALSGRQELGKS; this comes from the coding sequence ATGAACTATCCAGGTTTTCCACAATCGTTACGGAAGCTCGTAAACGAATTATCCAAGTTACCTTCGATTGGCGAGCGTAGCGCGCTGCGTCTGGCATATCACTTAATTGTCAAAGATAAGGATTTAGCATTACGCATGACTGAATCAATTGCAGAAGCCCTAGCAGCGGTAGCACTCTGCAAGGAATGCTTTTCATTGGCCGAGACGAACAATCGTAACGAGGCGCGCTGTGAAATTTGCCTTGATACTTCGCGTAATCCCACAATGGTTTGCGTAGTTGAAAAACCAGTCGATGTTTTATCGATTGAAAGAAGTGGTCAATATCGTGGTCTCTACCATGTGCTCCATGGACTCTGGTCACCAGTCAGGGGCATCACACCTGAAATGTTAAAATTTAACGAGCTTTTAACGCGCATTAAAAATTCTAATCCACGAATTTCTGAAGTAATTCTTGCAACCGGCACAACTGTCGAGGGAGATGCAACTGCACTTTATCTCGGGCAAGCCCTTGCAGAGCTTCAAGTCCAGACAACTCGATTAGCGCAAGGACTGCCTAAAGGTGGAGACTTGGAGTACGTTGATGATGTGACTTTGAGCTACGCACTTTCCGGAAGGCAAGAACTGGGAAAAAGCTAA
- a CDS encoding DUF4124 domain-containing protein — MAWTFKVLIQFLFLFCCALPPLELRAQAYSWTDSQGRVHYSNKALNPGAEAKELPQISRENINAKIKSIKQSIPANCNDHGGVDCGLREDADGSVICIDGYKDAILAYRKACGEVRVEVSPVELSSRTGEIIGISVKNEVRDQDVEALHLTLRNTAAIEAQGMVVEFLVPFTRKWIEALGPTTIEALSIGEYKLPRGLFPYRGDLAKTPLKARVSCRNCSTVQARVD, encoded by the coding sequence ATGGCTTGGACATTTAAAGTATTAATACAATTTCTTTTTCTTTTTTGCTGCGCTCTACCCCCACTGGAATTACGCGCGCAGGCTTATAGCTGGACCGATAGTCAGGGACGGGTGCATTACTCAAATAAGGCTTTAAACCCTGGTGCTGAAGCAAAAGAGCTGCCACAAATTAGTCGCGAAAATATTAATGCAAAAATTAAGTCGATTAAGCAGTCAATTCCAGCAAATTGCAATGATCATGGCGGTGTTGACTGCGGTTTGAGGGAAGATGCTGATGGCAGCGTAATCTGCATTGATGGGTACAAAGATGCAATTCTTGCTTATCGCAAAGCGTGCGGAGAAGTGCGAGTTGAGGTCAGTCCAGTAGAGCTGAGTAGTCGAACAGGAGAGATTATTGGGATTAGCGTTAAAAACGAAGTTCGTGATCAGGATGTTGAGGCATTACATCTTACGCTGAGAAACACCGCGGCGATTGAAGCACAAGGCATGGTCGTTGAATTCTTAGTTCCTTTCACTAGAAAATGGATTGAGGCGCTGGGGCCAACTACGATTGAAGCCCTATCTATTGGCGAGTATAAGTTGCCACGAGGTCTTTTCCCATACAGGGGAGATCTTGCAAAAACTCCACTGAAGGCACGGGTTAGTTGTAGGAACTGCTCAACAGTTCAAGCTCGCGTAGATTAA
- a CDS encoding prepilin peptidase → MIDLSLVYVVILGLGIGSFLNACIYRVPRKLSVAFPTRSFCPKCNKTILWWENIPVLSWFILWGKCSKCRLPISPVYPLVEVLSLCVALASYFYYGLTPTGVVVYLFSAALIVITFIDFEFKIIPDVIDLPGIIIGFIIGGLSQFLNIFEFPITTGLADSLFGFLAGGGFFFVIAEVYYRVTGKEGLGGGDIKLMAMAGSILGWRSIAPAIFVGSLLGSIIGIGLMFIKGEGRNLEIPFGPWLSAGILSYMFFDLPFFKF, encoded by the coding sequence ATGATTGATTTAAGTCTAGTTTATGTTGTGATTCTCGGGCTTGGAATTGGCAGTTTTTTGAACGCGTGTATTTATCGTGTCCCCAGAAAATTGTCAGTCGCATTTCCGACCCGCTCATTTTGTCCAAAATGTAACAAAACAATCCTGTGGTGGGAAAATATTCCCGTTTTAAGCTGGTTCATACTTTGGGGCAAGTGCAGTAAGTGTCGCTTGCCGATTTCTCCTGTTTACCCGCTAGTTGAAGTACTTTCACTTTGTGTAGCTTTAGCCTCGTATTTTTATTACGGCCTTACTCCAACTGGCGTTGTCGTTTATTTATTTTCAGCGGCTTTAATTGTAATTACATTTATTGATTTTGAATTTAAAATTATTCCCGACGTAATTGACTTACCAGGAATTATTATTGGCTTTATTATTGGCGGACTAAGTCAATTTCTAAATATCTTTGAATTCCCAATTACAACTGGTCTAGCCGATTCGCTTTTCGGATTTCTTGCCGGGGGTGGATTTTTCTTTGTGATTGCTGAAGTCTACTATCGCGTCACCGGCAAGGAAGGTCTTGGGGGTGGAGATATCAAGCTCATGGCCATGGCGGGTTCGATATTAGGCTGGCGCTCTATTGCTCCAGCTATCTTTGTTGGGTCACTTCTGGGTTCAATTATTGGTATCGGTTTGATGTTTATCAAAGGTGAAGGTCGGAACTTAGAAATTCCTTTTGGGCCCTGGCTTTCTGCTGGAATTCTCTCATATATGTTCTTCGATCTGCCGTTCTTTAAATTCTGA
- a CDS encoding sigma-54-dependent Fis family transcriptional regulator, protein MANENALILDDEIDVTHALAAVFSEAGYTVSSAHNISSAKALLEKQPFDLIITDLKLKDEDGLTFIKHLQAIKSQAVIVLMSAYGTAEHALKAIKLGAHDFISKPFSPEEILFTVDKAKERERLKTENRALRTQLQKTYDFTAIIGKSAKMQEVFEKIKKVSDYKATILIEGESGTGKELVARALHYSSDRKDAKFVAVNCAAIPENLLESELFGHKRGAFTDATRDKKGLFEEASGGTLFLDEIGELPIHLQVKLLRALQESEVRPVGANTAIKVDVRVIAATLRNLLDDVQAGRFREDLYYRLNVVNITLPPLRERLDDILVLAEALLQKHRSNFGMPEARFAPEVLTAMTAYSWRGNVRELENCIEQALILSDGQVIKLEHLPLNIRYGILDVERTKVNPQVAAENLSIPEAVRKMERELITQALTVTKGNRTQAAQLLEISLKSLQNKIKDYGLDI, encoded by the coding sequence ATGGCTAACGAAAATGCGCTGATATTGGACGATGAAATTGATGTAACGCATGCCCTTGCTGCCGTCTTTTCTGAGGCTGGATATACTGTAAGTTCTGCACACAATATTAGTTCAGCAAAAGCGCTACTCGAAAAACAACCATTTGATTTAATTATTACAGATTTGAAGCTTAAGGACGAAGATGGCTTAACTTTTATTAAACATTTGCAAGCGATCAAATCGCAAGCCGTGATTGTGCTGATGTCTGCCTATGGTACTGCAGAGCACGCGCTAAAAGCGATTAAACTTGGAGCCCACGATTTCATATCTAAGCCGTTTTCTCCTGAAGAAATACTTTTTACTGTCGATAAAGCAAAAGAGCGAGAGCGTCTCAAAACAGAAAACCGTGCCTTAAGAACTCAGCTGCAAAAGACCTATGACTTCACCGCGATTATTGGAAAATCCGCAAAGATGCAGGAAGTTTTCGAGAAAATTAAAAAGGTCTCTGATTATAAAGCTACGATTTTAATTGAAGGCGAATCTGGAACAGGCAAAGAACTTGTCGCTCGTGCGCTTCACTATAGTTCGGATCGCAAAGATGCAAAATTTGTTGCCGTAAACTGTGCGGCGATTCCTGAGAATTTATTAGAGAGCGAGTTGTTTGGGCACAAGCGCGGAGCGTTTACAGATGCTACGCGCGATAAGAAAGGGCTTTTTGAGGAAGCAAGTGGTGGAACGCTATTTCTGGATGAGATTGGAGAATTGCCAATTCATCTACAGGTAAAGCTGTTACGTGCATTGCAGGAAAGCGAGGTTCGACCGGTTGGTGCAAATACCGCAATTAAGGTCGATGTGCGTGTGATTGCAGCAACATTGCGCAATCTACTTGATGACGTACAAGCTGGAAGATTTCGTGAAGATCTCTATTACCGTTTAAACGTGGTCAATATTACGCTTCCACCTTTACGTGAGCGTTTAGATGACATTCTGGTTTTGGCTGAGGCTTTGTTGCAAAAACATCGGAGTAATTTCGGCATGCCTGAGGCAAGATTCGCGCCGGAAGTTTTAACGGCAATGACGGCTTATAGTTGGAGAGGTAATGTGCGCGAGCTTGAAAACTGCATTGAGCAGGCCTTAATCCTTTCTGACGGACAGGTAATTAAGCTTGAACATTTGCCACTCAATATTCGCTATGGAATTTTAGATGTAGAGCGGACAAAAGTTAACCCGCAAGTCGCTGCAGAGAATCTATCGATCCCTGAAGCTGTGCGAAAAATGGAGCGTGAGTTAATTACTCAAGCACTAACTGTGACAAAGGGTAACCGTACTCAAGCGGCGCAGTTATTGGAAATTAGTTTGAAGTCTTTGCAAAATAAGATCAAAGATTATGGCTTGGACATTTAA
- the dnaX gene encoding DNA polymerase III subunit gamma/tau: MSHLVLARKCRPQTFKSLIGQDYVRTALANAILRGRVPHALLLTGPRGVGKTSTARIFAKALNCQKRADEFSAEQVAQNNSDLVEPCGQCQNCKEIAHSNSLAVWEIDGASNNSVENVRELIDSLHTLPPPGSRYKIYIIDEVHMLSAAAFNALLKTLEEPPPQSIFIFATTEPHKLPETVISRCQRHDFSALSTETIFNELKNIAQNENFKIEDKVLGLLARKARGGMRDAQSMLERIIALGDESLTLESANKIFGFVDREFFFKLFDAITTSNSALALKQLSEMFQQALHIRTFLEDFLLHSRNLLVSAVECTKAKPDHELLAQILMCDRSEVERFIAQSTKLSLFEAQRLFDAAERGVSIALTSPDPRFSLEATVVRMSTLEDLKPIAEILQQLTQGGLTSTKPSAPSKFEPSGKSTRLAAEKNQPVVTQARQESQGFNPSWEAFVHFVNSHSELMLAQHLRRVSVKEFNPGTLHLVGSEFDVKSLEDAATAKRLKEILASYSTHPKWALKLEILTTPNQSAVTFGAQGSIAHTEAQINEMRKAELDQEARSHPVVQEALSLFSGSTIEKVQIIKS; this comes from the coding sequence ATGTCGCACTTAGTCCTTGCTCGAAAATGCCGTCCTCAAACCTTTAAGTCCTTAATCGGGCAAGATTATGTTCGCACAGCTCTTGCCAATGCAATCTTACGCGGACGAGTGCCCCACGCACTCCTACTTACAGGACCACGTGGAGTCGGAAAAACTAGTACAGCACGAATCTTTGCCAAGGCTCTAAACTGCCAAAAACGCGCTGACGAATTTAGCGCTGAGCAAGTCGCGCAAAATAACTCCGACCTCGTCGAACCTTGCGGCCAATGCCAAAATTGCAAAGAAATCGCGCATTCAAATTCATTAGCAGTCTGGGAAATTGATGGCGCTTCAAATAATAGTGTGGAAAACGTCAGGGAATTAATTGACTCCCTACACACACTCCCGCCACCCGGTTCACGCTACAAAATCTATATTATCGATGAAGTGCACATGCTTTCTGCTGCAGCATTTAATGCGCTGCTAAAAACTCTCGAGGAGCCTCCTCCACAATCAATTTTTATTTTTGCCACAACTGAGCCGCATAAACTACCTGAAACCGTGATCTCACGTTGCCAGCGACATGACTTTTCTGCACTTTCCACAGAAACTATTTTTAACGAACTCAAAAATATTGCCCAAAACGAAAATTTCAAAATCGAGGACAAAGTGCTCGGACTCTTGGCAAGAAAAGCACGCGGCGGAATGCGCGATGCTCAATCTATGCTCGAACGCATTATCGCTCTTGGAGATGAGTCGCTCACACTAGAATCAGCAAATAAGATTTTTGGCTTTGTTGACCGCGAGTTCTTTTTTAAACTCTTTGACGCAATTACTACTAGTAACAGTGCGCTGGCCCTCAAACAACTCTCAGAAATGTTTCAGCAGGCCTTACACATCCGGACATTTCTCGAAGATTTTCTGCTACATTCAAGAAACCTATTAGTTTCTGCAGTTGAATGCACCAAAGCAAAACCCGATCATGAATTATTAGCTCAAATACTTATGTGCGATAGATCTGAAGTTGAACGCTTCATCGCCCAAAGCACTAAACTAAGCTTATTCGAGGCTCAGCGCTTATTTGATGCTGCCGAACGTGGCGTGAGTATTGCCCTGACTAGCCCTGACCCAAGATTTTCACTAGAAGCAACAGTAGTCAGAATGTCTACACTTGAAGACTTAAAACCTATTGCCGAGATTTTACAGCAATTAACACAAGGCGGTTTGACTAGCACCAAACCATCAGCCCCAAGTAAATTCGAGCCCTCTGGTAAATCAACCAGACTCGCCGCCGAAAAGAATCAACCCGTGGTGACCCAAGCCCGACAAGAATCACAAGGCTTTAACCCCTCCTGGGAGGCATTTGTTCATTTCGTCAACAGTCACTCCGAGCTAATGCTCGCCCAGCACTTACGTCGCGTTTCAGTCAAAGAATTTAATCCTGGAACACTACACTTGGTGGGATCCGAATTTGATGTTAAGTCGCTTGAAGATGCTGCAACAGCAAAACGACTTAAGGAGATTTTAGCCTCATATTCTACCCACCCTAAATGGGCACTAAAATTAGAAATCCTTACAACACCAAACCAATCAGCTGTAACATTTGGCGCACAAGGGTCAATTGCTCATACTGAAGCTCAAATCAATGAAATGCGTAAGGCCGAACTCGACCAAGAAGCGCGTAGTCACCCCGTGGTTCAAGAAGCACTATCACTTTTTTCTGGCAGCACAATTGAAAAAGTGCAAATCATTAAATCCTAA